In Panicum virgatum strain AP13 chromosome 5K, P.virgatum_v5, whole genome shotgun sequence, the genomic window GACCACAAGTGGCGCTACCTCCACGACCTGCTGTCCCGCAACGCCGCCGTCATCTCGTCCGACCTCGTCGAGGAGATGCGGTCGCTGGAAGCCCGGGCGCACGCTTGCTACAGCGAGCGCCCCTTCCCCGACTCCGACGACTTCGTTCGGATGCTCCTCCTCGACGGCTGCTTCATCCTCGAGTTCTTCTTCAAGTGGCACACCAGGGAGCCCGACCCGCTCTGCGACGTCGGCTGGGGCCTCACGCTCATCGCCACCGACCTGCTCCTGCTGGAGAACCAGATCCCGTTCTTCGTCGTCGAGAGGCTCTACGacgtcgtcgccggcgcgcaAGGTAGTAAGGAGTCCCTCATCAATCTTCTCCTCGAGTACATCAGCGACGAGGATCCGGTCGCGCGCCCTGCCGCCGACTGCAAGATTCACCACCTCCTTCACTTGTACCATGAGAGCTTCGTGCCCAACCGGTCGCCGGAGGCATGTACAGCAGCCGATGGCGACCGGAGGAAGAAAACGGCGGTCACTAGGGCGATACCGCGCGCCACGGAGATGAGAGCAGCGGGGGTGAGCTTcgtgcggcggagctcggcgcggCACATGTACGACGTGGCGTTCGACAGCCGCAGAGGCGTGATGGAGATACCCCCCGTGGTGATCGACGACATGAAGAGGCCGCTCCTCGTGAACCTGATGGCTTTCGAGCAGACGCGGCAGGGCCAAGAGCCGGGCGGCGCTCAGGCGCGACTACTTCGGCAGCCCGTGGTCAGCCATTTCCTTTGTTGTCGCCGGGATTGTTGTTGCGCTGGCTGCCACCCAGACGTACTTCACCATATTTCCCTTGCAAAAATGATTCGTCAATTCCAATGCTGTATTGTATTCTCTTTGTTTAAAGTTGTAAGTCGTTTATATTTGTCCAAAGTCACCAGCCATGTCTGTCACAGACCATGTCATCAGTCACGTTGTTATCATTATCCACCTCACTAGCCCTGTTGGCTGCCATATGGCAAACATTTGTGACGTTTAATTTCGTCACAAAcgttgggtttgggctgggctgggtcTGGACTTGCACGGGTCTATGGGTGTTTTACGACGGTTATAAAACGTCATAGATTGACGATTTTGAAGAAAATATCGGTCGATTTAATCTATGatgctcaatacatgacgctaTTTTGAAATTGTCACAGACAAATTTTTATGACGAATTTTGCTAGCAAAGTCTAGCAATTCAATGGTATACATAATTATCTCATAGATGATAATACTTACAGGTTTGCTTCTCGTCAACTGACTGATATTCTGCATAGCTCTCAATTGATGCGCAGATGCGTCCGATCGGGGATGCACGGTAGCGATCGTATTTTATGAAAATTCGTCCAACCAGGTCCGTGTTGTATGCTACGATACCAGCTACGTTTTAACGGGCCTGGAAAATCCACTCTTACCCGTTAAAGGATCCCGTGGCTTTTAGTCGTTGGGTTGTCTGATCCGTTTCTCTAGCTGTGGGGGTATCGCCCATTTTTTTCAACCTCATTTGTATCGTCCGGTCAGGGCTGGGAGCAGTGGGGAGGCGGCCGGCGATCCCCGGGCGATTCGTCTACGCTGTTGGCCATCTCTTCGTCCGTGCCACCGGCCATCTCTCCATCCACCACCACTGGTGTGTTTGTCTACCCATTTGCATCTTCGATCTAGATCCTCCTCTGGAGGTACCCAAGATTTTTCGAGTTTGATGTGGTCTTTTCTGTGTTTGATTTTGCATCTGTGTCGATCCCTAGCAGCAGAGCTCTCCCCCTCCTCGAGGTAACCATGATTTCCCTGTTGCCTAACTAGATTCTGCTATAGGCAAATCCGCTGCATGATTAGCTAGATTTTCTTTTTCAATTTTTAGTTGCTTTGGTAGAAATGACAAAATGAGGCACACGAAGGGAGGGAGCAGTGCGCTGCCCATAGCTGTGGCCCTTTTTTGGGTGTTCAATGGTGGGTACGGTGGGTACTGCATGGTTGTGGAACGGATCAGATGGAGATACGAGCTAGCTTTTGCTTCAATAATCAACAGAGCGATAGGATTTGTATATGCTTTTGTAC contains:
- the LOC120709872 gene encoding UPF0481 protein At3g47200-like, giving the protein MAASVALLEASVEATLSTLRAQAPQWKAQPFTIFRVPAYVRGSNPTAYEPRTVSIGPYYHGAAALRAMEDHKWRYLHDLLSRNAAVISSDLVEEMRSLEARAHACYSERPFPDSDDFVRMLLLDGCFILEFFFKWHTREPDPLCDVGWGLTLIATDLLLLENQIPFFVVERLYDVVAGAQGSKESLINLLLEYISDEDPVARPAADCKIHHLLHLYHESFVPNRSPEACTAADGDRRKKTAVTRAIPRATEMRAAGVSFVRRSSARHMYDVAFDSRRGVMEIPPVVIDDMKRPLLVNLMAFEQTRQGQEPGGAQARLLRQPVMRPIGDAR